The genome window ATTCCCCAACTTCTGCGACAACTTCCGCCGCAGTTTCCGCCCCAACCAGCACCAACTGCACCGCACAAGCTTTTAACTCTGGCTGTTTGGAATCTGGACAGCTTGCAGCATGAGTCAGGGCATTGGCTTCAGCACTTTCGGCCCACAGATAACCCCAGTGCATCGGTACAAATAGCGTACCTGGGGCGATCGCCTTTGTGACTTTGGCCGGAAACTGGGCCTTGCCGCGGCGCGATCGAACTTCCAGCAAATCACCCTCCTTAATCTGCAATGTGGCAGCATCGCGGGGGTGAATTTCCAAAAACGGATCGGGGTGCAATTGATTAATTTTTTCTGTTCTACCCGTCCGCGTCATCGTGTGCCAGTGTCCGTAAACTCTCCCTGTCGTCAACACAAACGGATAATTCGGATCGGGAGGTTCTGCCAGTCCCCGGGAGTGATAGGCCGAAAATCTCGCCCGCGCGTCAGGAGTGTGAAAACGCCGGTCAGTATACAGCCGTTTCGCTTCGTTCGGTGGATGCACAGGCTCGTTTTCCCGGCAAGGCCACTGCTGCGGCCCTTCTTGGCGGATGTATTCGTGGCTCAGACCGGTCATGTCGCAAGGCTGACCCCGCGTCAACTGCGCGTACTCTTTAAAAACCTCCGCACTGTTTTCGAAAGCAAAGTGTTCGGCAAAACCCAACCGCCGTCCCACCTCGGCGAAAATGCTCCAGTCGTCGCGGGCTTCCCCGGAGGGAGTGTCGAAACCGGGACAAAACGTAACGCGGCGTTCGGAATTCGTCATTACTCCGGTTTTTTCGCTCCACTGCCGGCAAGGCAGCAGGATGTGAGCGTAGCCCGAGGTTTCAGTGGGATAGTAAGCTTCTTGATAAATAGTAAAGGGCGATCGCAGCAAAGCGGCTTTAGTACGTTCCAAATCCGGCATGCTCACCACCGGATTGGTAGCTGCAATCCACAGCAACTCGACTTCCCCAGTTTCCAAACCGGTAATCATATCCCAAGCTGTGCGGCCCGGATTCGGGGAAATGCTTCCCGGTGCGATTCCCCAAAACTCCTCGACTTGGGTTCTGTGTTCGGCATTTTTCACAAAGCGGTAGCCTGGGAGCAAGTGAGACAGTCCTCCAGCTTCCCGCCCTCCCATCGCGTTTGGCTGGCCGGTGAGGGAAAACGGGCCGCATCCCGGTTTGCCGATTTGACCGGTCATCAAGTGCAAATTAATCAGCGATCGCACCTTTGCCGTGCCTTCCGACGACTGATTCATGCCCATCGACCACAGAGACAAAACCCGCTGCGACTGTTCCCAGTAGTTTGCCGCCGTTTCTAAATCGCTGATAGTAATGCCGCAGCGCGAGGCTACAAACTCCGGCGTGTAGCTGCTAATAACCTCAGCAAAATCTGAAAAATTCGCCGTGCATTCTTCAATAAACTCAGAATCTATTGCTTGCCTGCGTAACAGCAAATATGCAATTCCGTTAAGCAAATCTATATCCGTACCCGGTTTAATTGCTAAGTGCAAATCCGCCGCTTCAGCAGTCGGAGTCCGCCTCGGATCTACCACAATCATCTTGACATGTGAATGCTTTTTGTGGTACTTTGCTAATCGGTTGAACACAATCGGATGGCATTCCGCTGCATTGCTCCCGATAATAAAAGCGCAATCTGTTAATTCTAAATCGTCGTAACAGCAAGGCGGCCCGTCCGAGCCAAAGCTTTGAACGTATCCAGAGACTGCTGAAGACATACACAAGCGAGAATTAGCATCAAAATTATTAGTACCCAGACAACCTTTCAGTAGTTTCTGGGCAATATAATAATCTTCTGTAACGAATTGACCCGAACCGTAAACGCACAAAGCATCGGGGCCGCTGGTGCTGCGAATTGTTTGGATGCGGTTAACAATTGCATCGAGAGCTTCGTCCCAGCTAGCGCGGCGGAACGGTTGGTCGAGAGTATCTCGCATCATCGGATACAGTAGCCGATCGCTCCTAATCGACTCTGCTACTGTTGCTCCCTTAATACAAACCATGCCTTGACTCGATGGGTGATTGCGATCGCCCCGCACTTTCCAACTTTGTTTTTTGTCGGGAACAACTTCTAGACCGCAACCTACACCGCAGTATGGGCAAAGAGTTTTTATAGTTTCCATCTGGTGATTTTAGATGCTAATTTTTGAAAGCTAATGGGTAATTCGTAATTCGTCATTATAGTCGGAACTGAGGGCTCCTGCAAATAACGTGTGAATAATTAGTAAATTACCGCAAAAATGCTTCACAGCAACGGACAATACCCTGATTTAAAATTAACCGCTATCTTACTACAACCCGCGATTGATATCCCTTTTAGCCCGTGGAGCGCTGCTCCTCAATCCCTCTCAAATAGAGGTAATCCATGCCTAAATCTTGTCACCACCAGCTAGGGTAGCTAGGAGGATTTTTGGCAGGACTCAAACAGCGTGTAGGTACTACTTTTGACCTGGTTGTTGATAGCAATCTGAGATTTAGTGCGGGAGTAGTGTGTCGCCTACTTTCCTGATTTAACTTCAAATACGCCGCCGTTGCTGGGGCTAAAAGTTACTTGGAATTCAGCAGTTTTTTCAGCGCCTGCTGCGGCACCGGCAGGAGTTTGCAAAACCGGCAGAGGAGTTTCTTTGACGAAATCTTTAGCTGCTTTATTTGTGGGATCGAACTGTAGGATATCGCCGTTTTGTTTTACTTTGACCCGATAAGTCAAACTTTCGGTAAATGTCGGAGTTGTTCTCCATGTTTGGTCGATTTGTGCATACAACTTCTCTCCGATCGCATTGAGTTCGGCTTGGTCAGAAATCTCTGATGTGGCACTGGTTGCTGCATTGGGCGCGACGCTGTTAGCGGCAGCAGCGACGGGTGCAGGGCTAGCAGCGACGGGTGCAGGGCTTGCAGCAGCGATGGGTGCAGGACT of Oscillatoria nigro-viridis PCC 7112 contains these proteins:
- a CDS encoding molybdopterin oxidoreductase family protein — protein: METIKTLCPYCGVGCGLEVVPDKKQSWKVRGDRNHPSSQGMVCIKGATVAESIRSDRLLYPMMRDTLDQPFRRASWDEALDAIVNRIQTIRSTSGPDALCVYGSGQFVTEDYYIAQKLLKGCLGTNNFDANSRLCMSSAVSGYVQSFGSDGPPCCYDDLELTDCAFIIGSNAAECHPIVFNRLAKYHKKHSHVKMIVVDPRRTPTAEAADLHLAIKPGTDIDLLNGIAYLLLRRQAIDSEFIEECTANFSDFAEVISSYTPEFVASRCGITISDLETAANYWEQSQRVLSLWSMGMNQSSEGTAKVRSLINLHLMTGQIGKPGCGPFSLTGQPNAMGGREAGGLSHLLPGYRFVKNAEHRTQVEEFWGIAPGSISPNPGRTAWDMITGLETGEVELLWIAATNPVVSMPDLERTKAALLRSPFTIYQEAYYPTETSGYAHILLPCRQWSEKTGVMTNSERRVTFCPGFDTPSGEARDDWSIFAEVGRRLGFAEHFAFENSAEVFKEYAQLTRGQPCDMTGLSHEYIRQEGPQQWPCRENEPVHPPNEAKRLYTDRRFHTPDARARFSAYHSRGLAEPPDPNYPFVLTTGRVYGHWHTMTRTGRTEKINQLHPDPFLEIHPRDAATLQIKEGDLLEVRSRRGKAQFPAKVTKAIAPGTLFVPMHWGYLWAESAEANALTHAASCPDSKQPELKACAVQLVLVGAETAAEVVAEVGEFNWAKSTLAVTS